The Ensifer adhaerens genome contains a region encoding:
- a CDS encoding MBL fold metallo-hydrolase translates to MSSRLVLLGSKGGPAIRPGGPWPTSSLLQIGGRTVVVDCGLGVTRGLTDAGVALKTLDLIVITHLHSDHVLELGPLIHTAWTAGLSQPVRVYGPTGTRAYWQGFLQSMAFDIEIRIVDEGRPDLRMLVEVIEFSEGEIFSENGLTLSALRVDHPPVTDCFALRFDDAEGSVVFSSDTAYFPPLADFAKGADILVHEAMLAEGVDRLVARTGNGSRLKEHLLASHSFAEQAAAIAAAAGVGRLVLHHLIPADDPEISEAHWIAAARKNWAGALTIATDGLVVKIADDSSA, encoded by the coding sequence TTGAGTTCACGCCTGGTTTTGCTCGGCAGCAAGGGCGGTCCGGCGATCCGGCCGGGCGGCCCGTGGCCGACGTCGTCTCTGCTTCAAATCGGCGGCCGGACGGTTGTCGTCGATTGCGGCCTTGGCGTCACGCGCGGACTGACCGATGCCGGTGTGGCGCTGAAGACGCTGGACCTGATCGTCATTACCCATCTGCATTCGGATCATGTGCTGGAACTCGGGCCGCTCATTCACACGGCCTGGACCGCGGGGTTGTCGCAGCCGGTACGCGTCTACGGGCCCACAGGCACTCGCGCCTATTGGCAGGGCTTCCTGCAATCGATGGCCTTCGACATCGAGATCCGTATCGTCGATGAGGGCCGGCCCGACCTGCGGATGCTGGTCGAGGTCATCGAGTTTTCGGAAGGCGAGATCTTCTCCGAGAACGGCCTGACGCTCTCGGCGCTGCGCGTCGACCATCCGCCGGTGACCGATTGCTTTGCGCTTCGGTTCGACGATGCGGAAGGCTCGGTCGTGTTCTCGTCCGATACGGCCTATTTCCCTCCGCTTGCTGATTTCGCCAAAGGAGCTGACATCCTCGTGCATGAGGCGATGCTCGCCGAAGGCGTCGACCGGCTGGTGGCGCGCACCGGCAATGGCTCGCGGCTGAAGGAGCATCTGCTGGCGAGCCATAGCTTCGCCGAACAGGCGGCGGCGATCGCGGCGGCTGCCGGCGTCGGCCGGCTGGTGCTGCATCACCTCATCCCCGCCGACGACCCCGAGATATCTGAGGCCCACTGGATTGCGGCGGCTCGCAAAAACTGGGCGGGCGCCTTGACGATCGCCACCGACGGCCTTGTTGTGAAGATTGCGGACGATTCGTCCGCGTAA
- a CDS encoding Lrp/AsnC family transcriptional regulator yields the protein MEQLDGFDLKILSELQRDGHLTNNELSERIALSPSQCSRRRTRLEAEGYITGYQAQIDRQKLGLDLMVVISVTLATHNRDNAKRFGKLISGLPEVLEAYALTGEMDYHMRVVTPDLAGLSRFVNDVLLPHDSVQHVKTSIVLETLKSFEGVPIPERMKG from the coding sequence ATGGAGCAGCTTGACGGGTTCGATCTCAAGATCCTCAGCGAATTGCAGCGTGACGGGCATCTGACCAACAACGAACTGTCGGAACGCATCGCGCTTTCGCCATCGCAATGTTCGCGCCGGCGCACCCGGCTTGAAGCGGAAGGCTACATCACCGGCTACCAGGCACAGATCGACCGGCAGAAGCTCGGCCTCGATCTGATGGTGGTGATCTCGGTCACGCTCGCCACCCACAATCGCGACAATGCCAAGCGCTTCGGCAAGCTCATTTCCGGCCTGCCGGAGGTGCTGGAGGCCTATGCGCTCACCGGCGAGATGGACTACCACATGCGGGTGGTGACGCCGGATCTTGCGGGGCTGTCGCGCTTCGTCAATGACGTGCTTCTGCCGCACGACAGCGTGCAGCATGTGAAGACGTCGATCGTGCTTGAAACCTTGAAGAGCTTCGAGGGCGTGCCGATCCCCGAGCGGATGAAGGGCTGA
- a CDS encoding UDP-glucuronic acid decarboxylase family protein, with the protein MRKVVTGPLSVVGQREFLKKIAGIPKRILVTGGSGFLGSHICERLISLGHTVICLDNFSTGRRENLSHLAQDPHLHIIDHDVRKPYLIDADVIFNFASPASPPDYQADPVGTLMTNVLGALHALENAKATGATVIQSSTSEVYGDPLTSPQRETYFGNVNTIGPRACYDEGKRSAETLFFDYHRTYGVKIKVARIFNTYGPRMRPDDGRVISNFVVQALQGKDLTIYGDGHQTRSFCYVDDLIDGFLRLSVSADPCTGPINLGNPGEFTVLELARMVLSMTGSRSRIVHLAAATDDPRQRRPDITQARGELAWEPKVMLREGLERTIAHFDERLSAAGRAVAGEAV; encoded by the coding sequence ATGCGAAAGGTCGTCACGGGACCGCTGTCCGTGGTCGGACAGCGGGAGTTTCTTAAGAAGATCGCAGGAATACCGAAGAGAATACTAGTAACGGGTGGAAGTGGTTTTCTCGGATCTCATATTTGCGAAAGACTTATTTCCCTGGGTCATACGGTCATCTGTCTTGACAACTTTTCGACCGGCCGGCGCGAAAATCTCTCTCATCTGGCGCAGGACCCCCATCTCCACATCATCGATCACGACGTTCGAAAGCCCTACCTGATCGATGCCGATGTCATCTTCAACTTTGCCTCCCCCGCGTCACCACCGGACTATCAGGCGGACCCGGTCGGGACATTGATGACGAACGTTCTCGGCGCGCTGCATGCGCTCGAAAACGCCAAGGCCACTGGCGCCACCGTCATCCAGTCCTCGACTTCGGAAGTCTATGGCGATCCGCTGACCAGTCCGCAGCGGGAAACCTATTTCGGCAACGTCAACACGATCGGGCCGCGAGCCTGCTATGACGAAGGCAAACGGTCGGCCGAGACGCTGTTCTTCGACTACCACCGGACTTACGGCGTGAAGATCAAGGTCGCGCGTATCTTCAACACCTACGGTCCGCGCATGCGGCCCGATGACGGGCGGGTGATATCGAACTTCGTCGTCCAAGCCCTGCAGGGCAAGGACCTGACGATCTACGGTGACGGGCACCAGACCCGGTCCTTCTGCTATGTCGACGACCTGATCGACGGTTTCCTCCGCCTTTCGGTCTCGGCCGACCCGTGCACCGGGCCGATCAACCTCGGCAATCCCGGAGAGTTCACGGTTCTCGAGCTCGCGCGAATGGTGCTTTCGATGACGGGCTCGCGCTCGCGCATCGTGCATCTGGCGGCGGCCACCGACGATCCCCGCCAGCGGCGACCCGATATCACCCAGGCGCGTGGCGAGCTCGCATGGGAGCCGAAGGTGATGCTGCGCGAAGGCCTTGAGCGCACGATCGCCCATTTCGACGAGCGCCTCAGTGCGGCCGGTCGCGCAGTGGCCGGAGAGGCGGTATGA
- a CDS encoding MarR family winged helix-turn-helix transcriptional regulator, which translates to MAADGFELNAFLPYRLNRAEEFVALRFAAQYKARYQLTRPEWRTLAALGSTSRPMTATEVGAHSAMHKTKVSRAVALLEERRWLTRREDENDRRIEHLELTKTGIRAYGELTELAVRYQAELDTLIGPAGIQALAVGLEAVERAIGRFDPPPSA; encoded by the coding sequence ATGGCCGCCGATGGCTTCGAACTCAATGCCTTCCTACCCTATCGGCTGAACCGCGCCGAGGAGTTCGTCGCGCTGCGCTTTGCCGCCCAGTACAAGGCGCGCTACCAGCTCACGCGCCCGGAATGGCGCACTCTGGCCGCCCTCGGCAGCACAAGCCGCCCGATGACGGCCACCGAAGTCGGCGCGCACTCGGCCATGCACAAGACCAAGGTCAGCCGCGCCGTCGCCTTGCTCGAAGAACGCCGCTGGCTGACGCGGCGCGAAGACGAAAACGACCGCCGCATCGAACATCTGGAACTGACGAAGACCGGCATCCGGGCCTATGGCGAATTGACGGAGCTTGCCGTCCGCTATCAGGCGGAACTCGACACGCTGATCGGGCCGGCCGGGATACAGGCGCTCGCCGTCGGGCTGGAAGCAGTGGAACGCGCTATCGGCAGGTTCGACCCTCCGCCCTCTGCCTGA
- a CDS encoding DUF995 domain-containing protein: protein MKGSLKVIALPLLVPLAAAAVYFGAEPVKAKMEVKPKPLSAYEVYSLYRNKTWEWSTGGARFEAHGRKLVAFVDKGKGDRSFAEGNWYVSDLGMMCMQATWTTSANAGNARSCFGHARIGDTVYQRKVPNGKWYVFSHAKPRAGDEYKRFVAHDNITAKALRLKEQFLAKK from the coding sequence ATGAAAGGGTCGTTGAAAGTCATAGCTCTCCCGCTGCTGGTGCCTTTGGCAGCGGCCGCGGTCTATTTCGGCGCCGAGCCGGTCAAGGCGAAGATGGAAGTCAAGCCAAAGCCGCTCAGCGCCTATGAGGTCTACTCGCTCTACCGCAACAAGACCTGGGAATGGTCGACAGGCGGTGCCCGGTTCGAAGCCCACGGGCGCAAGCTCGTGGCGTTCGTCGACAAGGGCAAGGGCGATCGTTCCTTTGCCGAAGGCAACTGGTACGTCAGCGACCTCGGCATGATGTGCATGCAGGCCACCTGGACGACCTCGGCCAATGCCGGCAACGCCAGGAGCTGCTTCGGTCACGCCCGGATCGGCGACACGGTCTATCAACGCAAGGTGCCCAACGGGAAGTGGTACGTCTTCAGCCATGCCAAGCCCCGCGCCGGTGACGAGTACAAACGCTTCGTCGCACACGACAACATCACGGCCAAGGCACTCCGGCTGAAGGAACAGTTCCTGGCCAAGAAATAG
- the hppD gene encoding 4-hydroxyphenylpyruvate dioxygenase: MGPFPHDAPPATITADNPAGTDGFEFVEFAHPEPEKLAELFTRMGYSPVAKHRSKNITVWRQGDINYILNAEPGSHAMRFVDEHGPCAPSMAWRVVDAKHAFEHAVSKGAIPYEGRDKCLDVPAIVGIGGSLLYFVETYGAKGSAYEAEFEWTGERNPKPEGVGFYYLDHLTHNVYRGNMDKWWAFYRELFNFTQIHFFDIDGRITGLVSRAITSPCGKIRIPLNESKDDTSQIEEYLRKYKGEGIQHIAVGTEGIYDATDKLSDNGLKFMPGPPETYYDMSHDRVHGHDEPIDRMKKHGILIDGEGVVNGGMTKILLQIFSKTVIGPIFFEFIQRKGDEGFGEGNFRALFESIEADQIRRGELGPQAAE, from the coding sequence ATGGGCCCCTTCCCGCATGACGCCCCGCCGGCAACGATTACCGCTGACAATCCCGCCGGCACCGACGGCTTCGAGTTCGTCGAATTCGCCCATCCGGAACCGGAAAAGCTGGCCGAGCTCTTTACTCGCATGGGCTACAGCCCGGTCGCCAAACACAGAAGCAAGAACATCACCGTCTGGCGCCAGGGCGACATCAATTACATCCTGAACGCCGAGCCTGGCTCGCACGCCATGCGCTTCGTCGACGAACACGGCCCCTGCGCCCCGTCGATGGCCTGGCGCGTCGTCGATGCCAAGCACGCCTTCGAGCATGCAGTCTCGAAGGGCGCCATCCCTTACGAAGGCAGGGACAAGTGTCTCGATGTCCCGGCGATCGTCGGCATCGGCGGCTCGCTGCTCTATTTCGTCGAGACTTACGGTGCCAAGGGCTCGGCCTACGAGGCCGAATTCGAGTGGACCGGGGAGCGCAATCCGAAGCCCGAGGGCGTCGGCTTCTATTATCTCGACCACCTGACCCACAACGTCTATCGCGGCAATATGGACAAGTGGTGGGCCTTCTACCGCGAACTGTTCAACTTCACGCAGATCCACTTCTTCGACATCGACGGCCGCATCACCGGCCTCGTCAGCCGCGCGATCACCTCGCCCTGCGGCAAGATCCGTATCCCCTTGAACGAGTCCAAGGACGATACGAGCCAGATCGAGGAGTATCTGCGCAAGTACAAGGGCGAAGGCATCCAGCACATCGCCGTCGGCACCGAAGGCATCTACGATGCCACCGACAAGCTGTCGGACAATGGCCTGAAGTTCATGCCGGGGCCGCCGGAGACCTACTACGACATGTCTCACGACCGTGTGCACGGCCATGATGAGCCGATCGACAGGATGAAGAAGCACGGCATCCTCATCGACGGCGAAGGTGTCGTGAACGGTGGCATGACAAAGATCCTCTTGCAGATCTTCTCGAAAACCGTAATCGGCCCTATCTTCTTCGAGTTCATCCAGCGCAAGGGCGACGAGGGTTTCGGCGAGGGCAACTTCCGCGCTCTGTTCGAATCGATCGAAGCCGACCAGATCCGTCGCGGCGAACTGGGTCCGCAGGCGGCCGAGTAA
- a CDS encoding glycosyltransferase family 2 protein, translating into MNWSLETAKPDETIAFGQSRKAASAPAALFSGRLRLLHVLGIAAWFGALLYFWQWWLDPAHVVDWPSYVLITVVVGWITLLPVYFIVIFSGAKVMAASAVRVPQGRVAMVVTKAPSEPFSVVRKTLLAMLDQTGCEFDVWLADEDPSPDTIAWCAARGVMISTRKGVADYHRSSWPRRTRCKEGNLAYFYDHYGYERYDFVAQFDADHVPETTYLVEVLRPFNDPSVGYVSAPSICDANAATSWAARGRLHAEASMHGSLQAGYNNGWAPLCIGSHYAVRTKALKQIGGLGPELAEDHSTTLIMNAHGWRGVHALNAIAHGDGPANFADLVVQEFQWSRSLVTILLKYSPVYVPKLSPRLKFQFLFSQLWYPLFSSFMALMFLMPIVALVSGRTFVAVTYPEFLLHFAPLSLVLIALAYFWRSTGTFRPYDARVLSWEGTLFLFARWPWSLLGCLAAVRDHLTGSFVDFRITPKGGGAAAPLPLRVLMPYLVLALASALVAWGISDAGTARGFYVFAGINALIYAGLVAVILICHARENRLALIPRSTMTAATAGCLVLVSVLSAQSAVRHGAEATQALSHGLQFVSFTETRYTVAGAGSGTNLKTVRFRLKWRGFSQPSDGQARGEISASNISQQSNRETITTRKVGRFHVPS; encoded by the coding sequence ATGAACTGGTCGCTGGAAACCGCGAAACCGGATGAGACGATCGCCTTCGGGCAGAGCCGGAAGGCCGCTTCGGCGCCCGCCGCCCTGTTTTCGGGCCGGCTGCGACTGCTCCATGTCCTCGGCATTGCCGCATGGTTTGGCGCCCTCCTGTATTTCTGGCAGTGGTGGCTTGATCCCGCCCACGTCGTCGACTGGCCGTCCTATGTGCTGATCACGGTGGTCGTCGGATGGATCACGCTGCTGCCGGTCTATTTCATCGTGATCTTTTCCGGCGCGAAGGTTATGGCGGCAAGCGCCGTCCGGGTGCCGCAGGGGCGGGTCGCGATGGTGGTGACCAAGGCGCCTTCGGAACCCTTTTCGGTGGTGCGCAAGACGCTGCTCGCCATGCTCGACCAGACCGGCTGCGAATTCGACGTGTGGCTCGCCGACGAAGATCCGTCACCGGACACGATTGCCTGGTGCGCGGCGCGCGGGGTGATGATCTCCACGCGAAAGGGCGTCGCAGACTACCATCGCTCTTCCTGGCCGCGCCGGACCCGGTGCAAGGAGGGAAACCTCGCCTATTTCTACGATCACTATGGCTACGAGCGCTACGATTTCGTCGCCCAGTTCGATGCCGATCATGTGCCGGAAACCACCTATCTCGTCGAGGTGCTGCGCCCGTTCAACGACCCGTCGGTCGGTTATGTCTCGGCGCCGAGCATCTGCGATGCCAACGCCGCCACCAGCTGGGCAGCGCGCGGGAGGCTCCACGCGGAGGCCAGCATGCACGGCTCGCTGCAGGCCGGCTACAACAACGGCTGGGCGCCGCTGTGCATCGGTTCGCACTATGCCGTTCGGACCAAGGCCCTGAAGCAGATCGGTGGGCTTGGGCCCGAACTTGCCGAAGACCATTCGACAACGCTGATCATGAATGCCCATGGCTGGCGCGGCGTGCATGCGCTGAACGCGATCGCCCATGGCGACGGACCGGCCAATTTCGCCGATCTCGTGGTTCAGGAGTTCCAATGGTCGCGAAGCCTCGTCACGATCCTGTTGAAATACTCGCCGGTCTACGTGCCGAAGCTGTCGCCGCGGCTGAAGTTCCAGTTCCTGTTCTCGCAGCTCTGGTATCCGCTGTTTTCGTCGTTCATGGCGCTGATGTTCCTGATGCCGATCGTGGCGCTCGTCTCCGGTCGGACCTTCGTCGCCGTCACCTATCCGGAATTTCTGCTGCATTTCGCGCCGCTCTCGTTGGTGCTGATCGCGCTTGCCTATTTCTGGCGCTCGACGGGCACGTTCCGGCCCTATGACGCACGCGTCCTGAGCTGGGAAGGCACGCTGTTCCTGTTTGCACGCTGGCCCTGGTCGCTGCTCGGTTGCCTTGCGGCGGTGCGCGATCATCTGACGGGCTCCTTCGTCGACTTCCGCATCACGCCGAAGGGTGGCGGTGCCGCCGCGCCTTTGCCGCTGCGGGTGCTGATGCCCTATCTGGTGCTCGCCTTGGCATCGGCTCTGGTCGCCTGGGGTATCTCCGATGCCGGCACGGCGCGCGGGTTTTATGTCTTCGCCGGCATCAACGCGCTCATCTATGCGGGGTTGGTGGCGGTGATCCTCATTTGCCACGCACGCGAAAACCGGTTGGCCCTGATCCCGCGGTCGACGATGACGGCGGCGACGGCCGGGTGCCTGGTGCTGGTCTCGGTGCTCTCGGCTCAATCGGCCGTGCGCCATGGGGCCGAGGCAACCCAGGCGCTGTCGCACGGCCTGCAGTTCGTGAGCTTCACCGAAACGAGATACACGGTCGCCGGTGCCGGCAGCGGCACCAATCTCAAAACCGTTCGCTTCCGCCTGAAATGGAGAGGGTTTTCACAGCCATCCGACGGGCAGGCGCGCGGCGAAATCAGTGCATCGAATATCAGCCAACAAAGTAACAGGGAAACGATAACGACCAGGAAGGTCGGTCGGTTTCATGTGCCGTCATGA
- a CDS encoding helix-turn-helix transcriptional regulator yields MYPGSSNVGDFEDNNKALSQKKKIVMLAKIDLFAECLMQAVGSRFQGHDIVSFSDPDNLLDGSLVDVTLIMLYRMPPKSFPAILRTIHEFHPRASIGLVVENAEELDPSIAGFVEERLIHGVLPLNLNLDVCLAAIDLLMKGGEHFPAALLRRLSPEPFAANSLYGRRGEAPGQTTVSGTGRRKRDAGPDGLTTREVQILDLICKGTQNKIIADRLGLSENTVKVHVRNIYKKMNVRNRTEAASRYFTNDSATERNGDVLLSRWKN; encoded by the coding sequence ATGTATCCTGGAAGCTCCAACGTGGGTGATTTTGAAGATAACAACAAGGCTTTGTCACAAAAGAAAAAAATCGTAATGCTCGCCAAGATCGACCTGTTCGCCGAATGCCTGATGCAGGCCGTCGGGTCCAGGTTTCAAGGGCACGATATCGTCAGCTTCTCCGATCCCGACAATCTGCTTGACGGTAGTCTCGTCGATGTCACGCTGATCATGCTGTACCGGATGCCTCCCAAGTCCTTTCCGGCTATCTTGCGGACCATTCACGAGTTCCACCCGCGGGCATCGATTGGCCTGGTGGTGGAGAATGCCGAGGAACTCGATCCGTCGATTGCCGGCTTCGTCGAAGAGCGCCTCATCCATGGCGTCCTGCCGTTGAACCTCAATCTGGATGTCTGCCTTGCGGCCATCGACTTACTGATGAAGGGCGGCGAACATTTCCCGGCGGCTCTGCTGCGGCGGCTTTCTCCCGAGCCTTTCGCGGCGAACAGCCTTTATGGCCGGCGCGGGGAGGCCCCGGGCCAGACGACCGTTTCGGGAACAGGACGGCGCAAGCGCGATGCTGGCCCCGATGGCCTGACGACACGCGAGGTCCAGATCCTCGATCTGATCTGCAAGGGCACGCAGAACAAGATCATCGCGGACCGGCTCGGGCTGTCGGAAAATACCGTCAAGGTTCACGTCCGCAACATCTATAAGAAGATGAACGTTCGCAACCGTACGGAAGCGGCGTCTCGATACTTCACCAACGATTCGGCGACGGAGCGCAACGGCGACGTCCTCCTGTCGCGTTGGAAGAACTAG
- the galE gene encoding UDP-glucose 4-epimerase GalE — protein sequence MSRVALVTGGAGFIGSHTCKRLAEQGIVPVVYDNLSTGHRANVKWGPLVEGAIEDKERLAAAIRTHSPECLIHFAASAYVGESVEDPGKYYTNNVAGSIALLEACRATGLGRIVFSSSCATYGIPPQLPITEDMVQLPINPYGRTKLMIELMLGDYARAYGIRSVALRYFNAAGADPEGQLTEKHDPETHLIPRALMAAAGRIDRLDVFGDDYATPDGTCIRDYIHVTDLADAHVAAVNYLRDGGEVLHANLGSGHGTSVRQVLSAIDRVTGRPVPVQMLPRRPGDPPVLYADTNWARQRLGFRPQLSDIDTIIATAAPSFGLEVRS from the coding sequence ATGTCTCGCGTCGCACTGGTCACCGGCGGAGCCGGCTTCATAGGCAGCCACACCTGCAAGCGTCTGGCTGAGCAGGGCATCGTTCCCGTCGTCTACGACAATCTCTCGACGGGGCATCGAGCCAACGTGAAATGGGGCCCCCTCGTGGAGGGGGCGATCGAGGACAAGGAACGGTTGGCGGCGGCTATCCGGACCCATTCGCCCGAATGCCTCATCCACTTTGCCGCATCCGCCTATGTCGGGGAATCGGTCGAGGATCCCGGAAAATACTACACCAACAATGTCGCCGGCAGCATCGCGCTTCTGGAAGCCTGCCGGGCGACCGGACTTGGACGCATCGTCTTTTCCAGCTCGTGCGCCACCTACGGCATCCCGCCGCAGCTGCCGATTACCGAGGACATGGTTCAGCTGCCGATCAATCCTTATGGCCGCACCAAGCTGATGATCGAACTGATGCTTGGCGACTATGCCCGTGCCTACGGCATCCGCTCGGTGGCGCTGCGCTACTTCAATGCGGCCGGCGCCGATCCGGAGGGGCAGCTGACCGAAAAACACGATCCGGAAACGCATCTCATTCCCCGTGCGCTGATGGCGGCGGCCGGGCGGATCGACAGGCTCGATGTCTTCGGCGACGACTATGCGACACCGGATGGCACCTGCATCCGCGACTACATCCACGTGACCGATCTTGCCGACGCGCATGTGGCGGCGGTGAACTATCTGCGCGACGGCGGCGAGGTGTTGCACGCCAATCTCGGTTCTGGCCATGGGACGTCGGTCCGGCAGGTGCTGTCGGCCATCGACCGGGTCACCGGTCGGCCGGTTCCGGTGCAGATGCTGCCGCGCCGGCCCGGCGACCCGCCGGTTCTCTATGCCGACACAAACTGGGCGCGCCAGAGGCTGGGTTTCCGTCCGCAGCTTTCGGACATCGACACGATCATCGCGACGGCCGCGCCGAGCTTCGGCCTGGAGGTGCGCTCATGA
- a CDS encoding glycoside hydrolase family 26 protein, with translation MKRKLAFALCTALALQLDLSASLVSALAQEKANPATSAEQTMSDKRPVIHPGGTKFGAYDPHGDFGAQSDVSTEALFLPWEDVDLASLQVADEYALQRNRNLLITIEPWSWSLDWKLTPTQLRDRMLRGEYDANMEAIANTIAGLKSPVIVRWGQEMEDTSGRFSWAGWDPQDWIKAYRHAMDIVRAKAPKAQIMWSPKGLPNLVDYYPGDDYVDLVGLSVFGLEPFDKIEYGAPKTFTEALKPGYDLVAKYNKPIWVAELGWEGSQAYMQPWMNAATQADSQFPNLAEVVYFNDRDVIDWPHDLGRPHWRVVNDATN, from the coding sequence ATGAAACGCAAATTGGCATTCGCGCTATGCACGGCTCTGGCTCTCCAGCTGGATCTCAGTGCAAGCTTGGTATCCGCGTTGGCGCAGGAGAAAGCCAATCCTGCGACCAGTGCAGAACAGACGATGAGCGATAAACGTCCGGTCATTCACCCGGGCGGAACGAAGTTCGGTGCCTATGATCCGCATGGCGATTTCGGCGCCCAGAGCGATGTCTCGACCGAGGCGCTGTTCCTGCCTTGGGAAGACGTGGACCTCGCCTCTCTGCAGGTCGCCGACGAGTACGCGCTCCAGCGCAATCGCAACCTGCTGATCACCATCGAGCCCTGGTCCTGGTCGCTGGACTGGAAACTGACGCCGACGCAGCTTCGCGACCGCATGCTCAGAGGTGAGTATGACGCCAACATGGAAGCAATCGCCAACACGATTGCCGGGCTGAAGAGCCCAGTCATCGTGCGCTGGGGCCAGGAAATGGAAGATACGTCCGGGCGTTTCTCCTGGGCCGGCTGGGATCCCCAGGACTGGATCAAGGCCTACCGGCACGCGATGGACATCGTGCGGGCGAAAGCGCCAAAAGCGCAGATCATGTGGTCGCCCAAGGGGCTGCCGAACCTGGTCGACTACTATCCGGGCGATGACTACGTCGATCTCGTCGGCCTCTCGGTCTTCGGGCTTGAACCGTTTGACAAGATCGAATACGGCGCGCCGAAGACCTTCACCGAGGCACTGAAACCCGGCTACGACCTGGTCGCCAAATACAACAAGCCGATATGGGTGGCCGAGCTCGGATGGGAAGGCAGCCAAGCCTATATGCAGCCCTGGATGAACGCCGCGACGCAAGCGGATTCGCAGTTCCCCAATCTCGCCGAGGTCGTCTACTTCAACGACCGCGACGTCATCGATTGGCCGCACGACCTTGGTCGGCCACACTGGCGGGTGGTCAACGACGCCACGAACTGA
- the hmgA gene encoding homogentisate 1,2-dioxygenase yields the protein MLDKAGKQAGTLAKANEALGYMPGFGNDFETESLPGALPQGQNSPQKCAYGLYAEQLSGSPFTAPRGTNERSWLYRIRPSVRHTGRFNKIDYPHWKTAPHVAEHSLALGQLRWNPLPEPTEKLNFLQGIRTMTTAGDAPTHSGMAAHAYAFNADMVDDYFFNADGELLIVPEMGAIQVFTELGKMDVEPSEICIVPRGTMFKVTRLGDEKVWRGYVCENYGAKFTLPDRGPIGANCLANPRDFKTPVAAFEEKETPCRVHVKWCGGFHVTEIGHSPLDVIAWHGNYAPYKYDLKTYSPVGAILFDHPDPSIFTVLTAPSGEEGTANIDFVIFPPRWLVAEHTFRPPWYHRNIMSEFMGLIYGRYDAKEEGFVPGGMSLHNMMLAHGPDASGYDKATNSELKPVKLDHTMAFMFETRFPQQLTRYAAELETLQDNYIDCWTDLKKRFNGTPEGDWS from the coding sequence ATGCTGGACAAGGCAGGAAAACAGGCCGGGACACTGGCTAAGGCCAACGAAGCGCTTGGCTACATGCCCGGCTTCGGCAATGATTTCGAGACCGAGAGCCTGCCGGGCGCCCTGCCGCAAGGGCAGAACAGCCCGCAGAAATGTGCCTATGGCCTCTATGCCGAGCAGCTTTCGGGCTCCCCCTTTACCGCGCCGCGCGGCACCAACGAGCGGTCCTGGCTTTATCGCATCCGCCCGAGCGTTCGCCACACCGGACGTTTCAACAAAATCGACTATCCGCACTGGAAGACGGCGCCGCATGTCGCCGAGCATTCCCTGGCGCTTGGCCAGTTGCGCTGGAATCCACTGCCGGAGCCGACGGAAAAGCTGAACTTCCTGCAGGGCATCCGCACGATGACGACGGCGGGCGATGCGCCGACGCATTCGGGCATGGCAGCGCATGCCTATGCCTTCAACGCCGACATGGTGGACGACTATTTCTTCAATGCCGACGGCGAGCTGCTGATCGTTCCGGAAATGGGCGCGATCCAGGTGTTCACCGAGCTCGGCAAGATGGACGTCGAACCCTCCGAGATCTGCATCGTGCCACGCGGCACCATGTTCAAGGTGACGCGACTTGGCGACGAGAAGGTTTGGCGCGGCTATGTCTGCGAAAACTACGGCGCCAAGTTCACGCTGCCGGATCGCGGTCCGATCGGCGCAAACTGCCTGGCTAATCCGCGCGATTTCAAGACGCCGGTCGCCGCCTTCGAGGAGAAGGAGACGCCCTGCCGCGTGCATGTGAAGTGGTGCGGCGGTTTCCACGTAACCGAGATCGGCCATTCGCCGCTCGACGTCATCGCCTGGCATGGCAACTACGCGCCCTACAAATACGACCTCAAGACCTATTCGCCCGTCGGCGCGATCCTCTTTGACCATCCGGATCCGTCGATCTTCACGGTGCTGACGGCGCCCTCGGGCGAAGAGGGCACGGCGAATATCGATTTCGTTATCTTCCCGCCGCGCTGGTTGGTGGCTGAACACACTTTCCGTCCGCCCTGGTACCACCGCAACATCATGAGCGAATTCATGGGGCTGATCTACGGTCGCTACGACGCAAAGGAAGAGGGCTTCGTGCCTGGCGGCATGAGCCTGCACAACATGATGCTGGCGCATGGGCCCGATGCGTCGGGCTACGACAAAGCGACGAATAGCGAGTTGAAACCGGTGAAGCTCGACCATACGATGGCCTTCATGTTCGAGACCCGCTTCCCGCAGCAACTGACCCGCTACGCCGCCGAACTGGAGACGTTGCAGGACAACTACATCGACTGCTGGACGGATCTCAAGAAGCGGTTCAACGGGACGCCGGAAGGCGATTGGTCTTGA